Genomic segment of Anaerosporomusa subterranea:
TGTTGACTGGCGTGTATGAGATAGACTCCGGCAAGATATTGCTTGATGGACAGGATATAACTGGTCTGCAGCAACATCAAATTGCAAAAGCGGGCATCGCCCGCACATTTCAGAATATCCGTCTGTTTAAGGGACTTAATGTCATCGAAAACGTCATGACGGCGGCAGATCCGCTTTCTTCCTATAATCTCTTTGATGCCATCATCTCAAGTCGGCGTAAGCAGTCACGGGAGGCAGAAGTACGTGAACTGAGTCGCAACTATCTGAAAACTGTTGGGCTGACGGGATATGAAAATGAAAAGCCGGAAAACTTATCCTACGGCTTGCAGAGAAAACTGGAAATCGCCCGGGCTCTCGCGACCCAGCCGAAAGTCCTCTTGCTTGATGAACCGGCAGCAGGACTCAATCCCAGTGAAGTTAGAGACTTTATTTCCTTGGTAAGAGAACTGAGGGATGAATTCCAGTTTTCGATCGTCATTATCGAACACCGGATGGAAGTTATCATGGAGCTGTCGAAACGCATTTATGTGCTTAACTTCGGCAAGCTTCTCGCCAGCGGCACGCCGGATGAAATCCGTAATAACAAAGAAGTGCTGGAGGCCTATATCGGAGAGGAGGACCCGGCATGCTTACTGTAAAAGACCTGCATGTTTCTTACGGCCACATTCAGGCGCTTGAAGGAGTTAGCTTGGAGGTGCCAGAAGGTAAAATCATCAGTATTATCGGCTCGAATGGCGCGGGTAAGACCACTCTCCTTAACACCATCTCAGGAATTGTCAAGCAAAAGGCAGGAACCATTGAGTTTGAGGGCCAGACGCTAACTCGCGCCGCTCATCAGGTCGTCAAGCTTGGTTTGGTACATGTACCTGAGGGGCGTAAAATTTTTTCCGGACTTACAGTAAAAGAGAACCTCTATGCCGGCGCTTTTATCGCCAAAGACAAAGCCAAGGTAGAGGAAAACATCGAAAAAATGTATAAGATGTATCCCATCTTAGAGAAACGTCAGAACCAGCATGCAGGCACACTTTCCGGCGGTGAGCAGCAAATGCTGGCCATTTGCCGCGGGCTAATGTCTGAACCGAAGATGATTCTTCTTGATGAGCCGTCTCTCGGATTAGCGCCTATTATAGTCCAAGGCGTTTTCGAGTTGATTAAACAAATTAGCGCGCAAGGCCTTACTGTCATGCTCGTCGAGCAGAACGCGAAAAAAGCGCTAGCTCTCTGCGACTATGCCTATGTACTTGAAAACGGCAAAATTGTCGTGCAAGGATTGGGCAAAGAACTTTTGTGCGATGATCGCATCAAAAAAGCCTATCTGGGCGAACGTGCTTAAATAGCGTAGACTGGGAGGAGAAGTATGGATAATCGTACCTGCGACATTCTGATTGTTGGTAGCGGCGGTGCTAGTCTTAGGGCTGCCATTGCAGCCTATGAATATAATCCTAAGCTGAGAATCATTGTTGCTACTAAAGGCGTGTTTGGAAAAAGCGGCGTAACAGCACTGTCCTGCTCTGACCGGATGGCGTTTCACGCAACCCTAGAGAATACTGAGCCGGGCGGAAGCGATGCCTGGAAATACCATGCGGATGACATCTACCGCATTGGCGGCAAAGTGTCTGATTATAACCTGGCGGCAATTATGGCGAAAGAGGCCAAAGATGCGTTCCATTATCTCGACAGCCTGAACGTACCATTTGTCAAAAAGAACGGGATTGTTGATCAGTTTGTCACAGACGGCTCTGACTATGCCCGCGCCTGTTACACCGGGCCCAAGACCGCTGTGCATATTCAGGAGGGGCTGCTCCGCCGCTTCAGCGAGATTACCAACATCGAAGTCATTCCTTACTGCATGGTGGCGAAGCTTGTCGTCCGCGATAACAATATAGTCGGCTCAATTGCCATTGACACAAGGGAAAAGGATCCTGCTAAAGCGGCCTTCACCATCGCAACCGGCGCGGTCATCCTTGCGACAGGAGGCGGCGGTATGATGTATACGCATAACGTATTCCCGGCACCTATGACAGGGGATGGTTGTGCACTTGCCTATGAAGCCGGAGCGGAACTCGTCAATCTTGAGTTCATTCAAATCGGTATCGCTTCCACGGCCACCAAATTTAACTGCTCCGGCAGCATGATGCGTGCCATTCCTCGTCTTATAAATGAGGACGGCAATG
This window contains:
- a CDS encoding ABC transporter ATP-binding protein encodes the protein MIRLEAQHISKSFGGVKAVQDFSFQLNQHEIVSIIGPNGAGKTTAFNLLTGVYEIDSGKILLDGQDITGLQQHQIAKAGIARTFQNIRLFKGLNVIENVMTAADPLSSYNLFDAIISSRRKQSREAEVRELSRNYLKTVGLTGYENEKPENLSYGLQRKLEIARALATQPKVLLLDEPAAGLNPSEVRDFISLVRELRDEFQFSIVIIEHRMEVIMELSKRIYVLNFGKLLASGTPDEIRNNKEVLEAYIGEEDPACLL
- a CDS encoding ABC transporter ATP-binding protein; translated protein: MLTVKDLHVSYGHIQALEGVSLEVPEGKIISIIGSNGAGKTTLLNTISGIVKQKAGTIEFEGQTLTRAAHQVVKLGLVHVPEGRKIFSGLTVKENLYAGAFIAKDKAKVEENIEKMYKMYPILEKRQNQHAGTLSGGEQQMLAICRGLMSEPKMILLDEPSLGLAPIIVQGVFELIKQISAQGLTVMLVEQNAKKALALCDYAYVLENGKIVVQGLGKELLCDDRIKKAYLGERA